The Medicago truncatula cultivar Jemalong A17 chromosome 4, MtrunA17r5.0-ANR, whole genome shotgun sequence genome includes a region encoding these proteins:
- the LOC11409074 gene encoding monothiol glutaredoxin-S2: protein MERVTKMVSERPVVIFSKSSCCMSHTIKTLFCDFGVNPAVYELDEIPRGREIEQALISRLGSSPSVPTVFIGGELVGGANQVMSLHLNRSLIPMLKKAGALWL, encoded by the coding sequence ATGGAGAGAGTAACAAAGATGGTTTCAGAAAGGCCAGTGGTGATATTCAGCAAGAGTTCATGTTGCATGAGTCATACAATAAAGACACTATTTTGTGACTTTGGTGTGAATCCAGCAGTATATGAACTTGATGAGAtaccaagagggagagagatTGAACAAGCACTTATTTCAAGACTTGGTTCTTCTCCATCTGTTCCAACTGTTTTCATTGGTGGTGAGCTTGTTGGTGGAGCCAATCAAGTTATGAGTCTTCATCTTAACCGTTCCTTAATTCCAATGCTTAAAAAAGCTGGTGCTCTTTGGCTTTAA